Genomic window (Longimicrobiales bacterium):
GTTCTGGAGACACACCGTGAGGCCGCCCCGACCCACCACCTCCCACTTCCTCACGGCCCTCGTCGTCACCGTCCTGACGTCGGTTCCCCTTGGGGCGCAGGAGACACCACCGGACGCGGCTCCCCTCTCCCCTCTGTCACCCTTCATCTCGGTGCAGTCCAGCACCGTGGCCCTGATCCATGCGCGGCTCCTCGACGGGACCGGAGGTCCGATACTCGAGGACCAGACCGTCGTGATCCAGGGTGAGCGCATCGTCTCCGTGGGACCGACCGAAAGCGCCGACGTGCCGGAGGGAGCCCAGGTCCTGGACCTCGCCGGCCACACGCTCATACCCGGGCTCGTTTCGCTCCATGAGCACTTGTACTTCGGCGGGGTGGAGCAGATGACCCCCATGCCCGTCGAGGGGCCCATGTTGTACTTGGCCATGGGCGTCACCAGCGCCATGCCGGCGGGCAGCCAGTTTCCCTATTACGATCTCAACCTCGCCCAAACGATCGAGGCCGGCTTGACGCCGGGGCCGCGGATCTACCGTACCGGGCCGTACCTGAACGGTGGCCCACCTCTGCCTGGAAATCAGCGGATCGTGAACGACCCGGAAGAAGTGCGGCGAGTCATCCGCTACTGGTTTTCCGAGGGGGCCACGTGGATGAAGTTCGTGGGGGGCACCAGCCGCGAGGTGCTGGCGGCGGGTATCGACGAGGCGCACCGCCTGGGGATGAAGATCACCGGACACCTGTGCTCCGTCACATTCACCGAAGCCGCGGAGATGGGCCTGGACGCTCTACAGCACGGCTACATCACCAATTC
Coding sequences:
- a CDS encoding amidohydrolase family protein, translating into MRPPRPTTSHFLTALVVTVLTSVPLGAQETPPDAAPLSPLSPFISVQSSTVALIHARLLDGTGGPILEDQTVVIQGERIVSVGPTESADVPEGAQVLDLAGHTLIPGLVSLHEHLYFGGVEQMTPMPVEGPMLYLAMGVTSAMPAGSQFPYYDLNLAQTIEAGLTPGPRIYRTGPYLNGGPPLPGNQRIVNDPEEVRRVIRYWFSEGATWMKFVGGTSREVLAAGIDEAHRLGMKITGHLCSVTFTEAAEMGLDALQHGYITNSDYVPGKLPDVCPPENMRIQADLDVESADVRESIERIVAAGAAVVSTLGVYETFTPARATLPPQAMEMLKPLTRQEVERTHANLADGGLIVPPRLINKMMRWERMFVEAGGLLGAGSDPWGTGYLPGFGNLRNYEMLLEAGFSAPEVVQILTLNGARILGEEHRFGSVEPGKLADLVVIRGDPTSDPTTIYDVVTVFKGGVGYDSMRLRQAAKGTIGSY